A window of the Azospirillum formosense genome harbors these coding sequences:
- a CDS encoding NAD(P)-dependent oxidoreductase produces the protein MFRRVDRAVLSLSAQESDTAMMTVGFVGLGSMGMPMACNLLARGFALRGFDVRRESVAALEARGGRGVASAAAVAEGADALVLMVVNAAQAESVLFGQGALDKLPEGATVILMATCPPDAVAALAARVEAAGRRFVDAPVSGGTVGAAAGTLSIMAAAPAATVERVRPVLAAMGDKVFHVGEAPGQGATVKTVNQLLCGVHIAVVAEAFSLAAKAGVDLAVLLEIMSGSAASSWMLKDRGPRMLESEPGITSAVDIFVKDLGIVLEAGRGAKAALPLAAVAHQMFLSASGRGEGAMDDSQVIRSYHLLNGVTPG, from the coding sequence ATGTTCCGGCGGGTGGACCGGGCCGTCCTCTCCCTTTCAGCTCAGGAAAGTGATACGGCCATGATGACGGTGGGCTTTGTCGGCCTCGGTTCCATGGGCATGCCGATGGCGTGCAACCTGCTGGCCCGCGGTTTCGCGCTGCGCGGCTTCGACGTGCGGCGCGAGAGCGTCGCGGCCCTGGAAGCCCGCGGCGGGCGCGGGGTGGCCAGCGCCGCCGCCGTTGCCGAAGGGGCCGATGCCCTGGTCCTGATGGTGGTCAACGCCGCCCAGGCGGAGTCCGTGCTGTTCGGCCAGGGCGCGCTGGACAAACTGCCGGAGGGCGCCACGGTGATCCTGATGGCGACCTGCCCGCCGGACGCCGTCGCCGCGCTCGCCGCGCGGGTCGAGGCGGCGGGGCGGCGTTTCGTGGACGCCCCGGTGTCGGGCGGGACGGTCGGAGCGGCGGCCGGAACGCTCTCGATCATGGCGGCGGCCCCGGCCGCGACGGTGGAGCGGGTGCGCCCGGTCCTGGCGGCGATGGGCGACAAGGTCTTCCACGTCGGCGAGGCGCCGGGGCAGGGCGCCACGGTCAAGACGGTCAACCAGCTGCTGTGCGGCGTCCACATCGCCGTGGTGGCGGAAGCCTTCTCGCTGGCCGCCAAGGCCGGCGTCGATCTGGCGGTCCTGCTGGAGATCATGAGCGGCTCCGCCGCGTCGAGCTGGATGCTGAAGGACCGCGGCCCGCGCATGCTGGAGAGCGAGCCGGGCATCACCAGCGCGGTGGACATCTTCGTCAAGGACCTCGGCATCGTCCTGGAGGCCGGGCGCGGCGCCAAGGCGGCCCTGCCGCTGGCCGCCGTCGCCCACCAGATGTTCCTCTCCGCCTCCGGCCGCGGCGAGGGCGCGATGGACGACAGCCAGGTGATCCGCAGCTATCACCTTCTCAACGGCGTCACGCCGGGGTGA
- a CDS encoding DedA family protein, which translates to MDAAVEMAMHFLERHHDWAGPIVAVVAFCESVVLVGLAVPATALMIMFGTLLGLGIIDPLPVIVGAVLGAVAGDAVSYSLGRWLGPAVVYRRPLSRYRAKVAKSRLLFRRYGFAAVFIGRFLGPLRSIVPLVAGMMKMKGRRFQVANAASAALWAPAMLAPGWLASAGVGSIASGTGGFGGLMTAALAGSVALTVLIAWFLGSRRRPSRRYR; encoded by the coding sequence ATGGATGCAGCCGTCGAGATGGCCATGCATTTCCTGGAACGCCATCATGACTGGGCCGGCCCGATCGTGGCGGTCGTGGCGTTCTGCGAGTCGGTGGTCCTGGTCGGCCTCGCCGTGCCGGCGACGGCCCTCATGATCATGTTCGGTACGCTTCTGGGGCTGGGCATCATCGACCCGCTCCCGGTGATTGTCGGAGCCGTCCTGGGAGCCGTCGCGGGCGACGCCGTGTCCTACAGCCTGGGACGCTGGCTGGGGCCGGCGGTGGTGTACCGGCGGCCCCTGTCCCGATACCGGGCGAAGGTGGCGAAATCGCGCCTGCTCTTCCGCCGCTACGGCTTCGCCGCGGTGTTCATCGGGCGGTTTCTCGGCCCCCTGCGCTCGATCGTCCCGCTGGTGGCCGGGATGATGAAGATGAAAGGTCGCCGGTTCCAGGTCGCCAACGCTGCGTCCGCCGCCCTGTGGGCGCCCGCCATGCTCGCGCCGGGATGGCTGGCCTCGGCGGGCGTCGGCAGCATCGCCTCCGGCACGGGCGGCTTCGGCGGGCTCATGACGGCCGCCCTCGCCGGCAGCGTCGCGCTGACGGTCCTGATCGCCTGGTTCCTGGGATCGCGGCGGCGACCGAGCCGCCGGTACCGATGA
- a CDS encoding undecaprenyl-diphosphate phosphatase, with the protein MPIWEAAVLGLLQGLTEFLPISSSAHLRIAGEFLPSGADPGAAFTAITQIGTELAVLIYFREDLMRIATAMIRQVSGIGGHVPEDARLGWLIVVGSVPIVVLGLLFSGAIETSLRSLYIVASTLIVFGIILGFADRYGRRRKVLAELSWRDGLLLGFAQAMALIPGVSRSGGTITAALMLGFTREAAARYSFLLAVPAVFGSGFYQLAKSWGEPQHVALAPTIVATAVAFLVGYIVIVAFLKLVSRASFMPFVIYRTVLGLALLALLQLGVVTP; encoded by the coding sequence ATGCCGATATGGGAAGCGGCTGTTCTGGGGCTCTTGCAGGGCCTGACCGAGTTCCTGCCGATCTCGTCGAGCGCGCATCTGAGGATCGCGGGGGAGTTCCTGCCGTCCGGCGCCGATCCCGGCGCGGCCTTCACCGCCATCACGCAGATCGGCACCGAACTGGCCGTCCTCATCTATTTCCGGGAGGATCTGATGCGGATCGCGACGGCGATGATCCGCCAAGTATCGGGAATTGGCGGCCATGTCCCGGAGGACGCGCGCCTCGGATGGCTGATCGTGGTCGGCAGCGTGCCCATCGTCGTCCTCGGCCTGCTGTTCAGCGGAGCCATCGAAACGAGCCTGCGCAGCCTCTACATCGTCGCCTCCACGCTCATCGTGTTCGGCATCATCCTGGGCTTCGCGGACCGGTACGGCCGCCGGCGCAAGGTGCTGGCCGAGCTGTCGTGGCGCGACGGCCTTCTGCTCGGCTTCGCCCAGGCAATGGCGCTCATTCCCGGCGTGTCGCGGTCGGGGGGCACCATCACCGCGGCTCTGATGCTGGGCTTCACGCGGGAGGCGGCGGCGCGCTATTCCTTCCTCCTCGCCGTTCCGGCGGTGTTCGGGTCGGGCTTCTACCAGCTCGCCAAATCCTGGGGGGAGCCGCAGCACGTCGCCCTCGCCCCGACGATCGTGGCGACCGCCGTCGCCTTCCTCGTCGGCTACATCGTGATCGTCGCGTTCCTGAAGCTGGTCTCGCGGGCGTCCTTCATGCCGTTCGTGATCTACCGCACGGTGCTGGGGCTCGCGCTGCTGGCGCTGCTGCAGCTCGGCGTGGTCACGCCCTGA
- a CDS encoding TRAP transporter large permease subunit — MNTPVNTADAAVHGAGRPSGAGTGWLDRLDRGIGLLVETPAALLVLAEVGVLLVGVIWRYLLHSPIIWSDELASILFLWLAMFGSVVALRRGEHMRMTAIVGMLQPRTQAFLDVVAITAALAFLLLMAEPAYEFAVEEVWVTTPALDIPNSWRASALPVGFVLMIAVALLRLARLGRPSDVLRAVAAVTAVVGVMALAAPLFAGLGNYNLLLFFVVGVGAMVFLGLPIAFAFGLATFGYLALATSTPAIVMVGRMDEGMSHLILLSVPLFVFLGQLIEMTGMARAMVGFLASLLGHVRGGLSYVLIGAMYLVSGISGSKAADMAAVAPVLFPEMKARGAKPGDLVALLSATGAQTETIPPSLVLITIGSVTGVSIAALFTGGLLPAVVLGAALAALVWWRYRHEDLSHVRRASKAEIGKAFLIALPAIALPFIIRAAVIEGVATATEVSTIGIVYAVVAGLLIYRQFDWRRIYPMLVETASLSGAILLIIGAATGMAWALTQSGFSSSLAEAMRALPGGVPVFIVVSIIAFIILGSVLEGIPAIVLFGPLLFPIARQLGVHEVHYAMIVILAMGIGLFAPPFGVGYYAACAISRINPDEGMKPIIGYLVALTIGLIVVAAVPWISIGFL, encoded by the coding sequence ATGAACACTCCCGTCAACACGGCGGACGCCGCCGTTCACGGCGCCGGACGGCCATCGGGCGCCGGCACTGGCTGGCTCGACCGGCTGGACCGCGGCATCGGGCTGCTGGTCGAGACGCCGGCGGCGCTGCTGGTGCTCGCCGAGGTCGGCGTCCTGCTGGTCGGCGTCATCTGGCGCTACCTCCTGCACAGCCCGATCATCTGGTCGGACGAGTTGGCCTCCATCCTGTTCCTCTGGCTCGCCATGTTCGGCTCCGTCGTGGCGCTGCGCCGGGGCGAGCACATGCGGATGACCGCGATCGTCGGCATGCTCCAGCCCCGCACCCAGGCGTTCCTCGACGTGGTGGCGATCACCGCGGCGCTGGCCTTCCTGCTGCTGATGGCCGAGCCGGCCTATGAATTCGCGGTGGAGGAGGTGTGGGTGACCACCCCGGCGCTGGACATTCCCAACTCCTGGCGGGCGAGCGCGTTGCCGGTGGGCTTCGTCCTGATGATCGCGGTGGCGCTGCTCCGGCTGGCGCGGCTGGGCCGCCCGTCCGACGTGCTGCGGGCGGTAGCGGCGGTCACGGCGGTGGTCGGCGTCATGGCGCTGGCGGCGCCGCTGTTCGCGGGGCTCGGCAACTACAACCTGCTGCTCTTCTTCGTGGTGGGCGTCGGCGCGATGGTGTTCCTCGGCCTGCCCATCGCCTTCGCCTTCGGTCTGGCGACCTTCGGCTATCTGGCCCTCGCCACCTCGACCCCGGCCATCGTCATGGTCGGCCGCATGGACGAGGGGATGAGCCACCTGATCCTGCTGTCGGTGCCGCTGTTCGTCTTCCTCGGCCAGCTGATCGAGATGACCGGCATGGCCCGCGCCATGGTCGGCTTCCTGGCCAGCCTGCTCGGCCATGTCCGCGGCGGCCTGTCCTACGTGCTGATCGGCGCCATGTACCTCGTCTCGGGCATTTCCGGGTCGAAGGCGGCGGACATGGCGGCGGTCGCCCCGGTGCTGTTCCCCGAGATGAAGGCGCGCGGCGCCAAGCCCGGCGACCTCGTGGCGCTTCTGTCGGCCACCGGCGCCCAGACCGAGACCATCCCGCCGTCGCTGGTCCTCATCACCATCGGCTCGGTCACCGGCGTGTCCATCGCCGCCCTGTTCACCGGCGGCCTGCTGCCCGCCGTCGTGCTGGGCGCGGCGCTGGCGGCGCTGGTCTGGTGGCGCTACCGCCACGAGGACCTGTCCCACGTCCGCCGCGCCAGCAAGGCGGAGATCGGCAAGGCCTTTCTGATCGCGCTGCCGGCCATCGCGCTGCCCTTCATCATCCGCGCCGCGGTGATCGAGGGTGTCGCGACCGCGACCGAGGTCTCGACCATCGGCATCGTCTACGCGGTGGTGGCCGGCCTGCTGATCTACCGCCAGTTCGACTGGCGCCGCATCTACCCGATGCTGGTCGAGACGGCGTCGCTGTCCGGAGCGATCCTGCTCATCATCGGCGCCGCCACCGGCATGGCCTGGGCGCTGACACAGTCCGGCTTCTCCAGCTCGCTGGCCGAGGCGATGCGGGCCCTGCCGGGCGGCGTGCCGGTCTTCATCGTGGTGTCGATCATCGCCTTCATCATCCTGGGCAGCGTGCTGGAGGGCATCCCCGCCATCGTGCTGTTCGGACCGCTGCTGTTCCCCATCGCCCGCCAGTTGGGGGTGCATGAGGTGCACTATGCGATGATCGTGATCCTCGCCATGGGCATCGGCCTGTTCGCCCCGCCCTTCGGCGTCGGCTATTACGCGGCCTGTGCCATCAGCCGGATCAACCCCGACGAGGGCATGAAGCCGATCATCGGCTATCTGGTGGCGCTGACCATCGGCCTGATCGTCGTCGCGGCGGTGCCCTGGATCTCCATCGGCTTCCTCTGA
- a CDS encoding HAMP domain-containing sensor histidine kinase has protein sequence MNSLRSRLLLVMALVFALGAGNVVIYLLDLDEDIRAHVLNEQVDTLLATVTPAPDGSNLGALPAQFSASDWRYALYTRSGDLVASTPAGAAPLPFRDPEAVPETARTAITARRIGDDRVLVASRNDWEDCEELCQLFRERMAGSSVVIAILAAISLVSIIFLARWMLGSVRRAADLAATIGVAHPDRRIPLRELPEEIVPLAISANQALDRLSSAYEIERRFTADAAHELRTPLAVLDLRLQKARTEPSPDWSAIAQDMDQMRHLIDQLLALARADQGGDRGLHEPDAPVGLARIVREAVADMLPAYEAASRTIDVDVAEGLVVADAHRQLRQALRNLLDNAFRHGKGRVSVSLASREEGTAVLRVSDEGPAVPRDEGDVLFERFHKGAQNSPGSGLGLAIVRRILRNLGGDARIGIGPTFAIELIVPLAPLDARSPAPLRA, from the coding sequence ATGAATAGCCTGCGGTCCCGCCTGCTCCTGGTCATGGCGCTCGTCTTCGCGCTGGGGGCGGGCAACGTCGTGATCTACCTTCTCGACCTGGACGAGGACATCCGCGCGCACGTCCTGAACGAGCAGGTGGACACCCTTCTCGCCACGGTGACGCCCGCCCCCGACGGGTCGAACCTCGGCGCGCTGCCCGCGCAGTTCTCCGCCTCGGACTGGCGCTACGCGCTCTACACGCGCTCCGGCGACCTCGTCGCGAGCACGCCGGCGGGCGCCGCACCGCTGCCGTTCCGCGATCCGGAGGCGGTCCCGGAGACCGCGCGGACCGCCATCACGGCGCGCCGGATCGGCGACGACCGCGTGCTCGTCGCGAGCCGCAACGACTGGGAGGATTGCGAGGAGCTGTGCCAGCTGTTCCGCGAGCGCATGGCCGGGTCGTCCGTGGTCATCGCGATCCTGGCGGCCATCTCGCTGGTGTCGATCATCTTCCTGGCGCGCTGGATGCTGGGCTCGGTCCGCCGCGCGGCCGACCTTGCCGCGACCATCGGCGTCGCCCATCCCGACCGGCGCATCCCGCTCCGCGAGCTGCCGGAAGAGATCGTTCCGCTGGCGATCTCCGCCAACCAGGCGCTGGACCGCTTGTCGTCGGCGTACGAAATCGAACGGCGATTCACCGCCGATGCCGCTCATGAGCTGAGGACGCCGCTCGCCGTGCTCGATCTGCGGCTGCAGAAGGCGCGCACGGAGCCAAGCCCCGACTGGAGCGCCATCGCGCAGGACATGGACCAGATGCGCCACCTCATCGACCAGCTCCTGGCCCTGGCCCGCGCCGACCAGGGTGGCGACCGGGGTCTGCATGAGCCGGACGCTCCCGTCGGGCTCGCCAGGATCGTCCGGGAGGCCGTCGCCGACATGCTCCCGGCCTACGAGGCGGCCTCACGAACGATCGATGTCGACGTCGCCGAGGGTCTGGTCGTCGCGGACGCGCACCGGCAGCTTCGCCAGGCCCTGAGGAACCTCCTCGACAACGCCTTCCGCCACGGCAAGGGGCGGGTCTCGGTGTCCCTCGCGAGCCGGGAGGAAGGCACGGCGGTCCTGCGCGTGTCCGACGAAGGGCCGGCGGTCCCCCGGGACGAGGGCGACGTGCTGTTCGAGCGCTTCCACAAGGGCGCGCAGAATTCGCCGGGGTCGGGGCTCGGCCTGGCCATCGTCCGCCGCATCCTGCGCAACCTGGGTGGGGACGCCCGCATCGGAATCGGCCCCACCTTCGCCATCGAGCTGATCGTGCCGCTGGCCCCGCTCGACGCCCGCAGCCCGGCCCCCCTCAGGGCGTGA
- a CDS encoding amidoligase family protein: protein MGVEIEFLGISARTAAQALARAFGGTCVEEDPHAFHVPDTAIGRLGVELDLRHAHPRRTAAQRLRLTPALAAWIGTALAGVVPRELITAPLPFDELHRVDEAVRALRAAGARGAGTTWLGSLGLHFNIDPPDLDAGTITAVLKAFLLRNARLRRETAGRGLAPAFLPAPYPDDYVSRVIAPDYWPDLPTLAEDYLAANPTRNRDLDLLPLFLHLFPDRVRAALPHEKIGSRAVFHYRLPQAHVSDPAWSIVGAWNGWAGVEALAGDRDDLLRRWRSLRERAA from the coding sequence GTGGGGGTGGAGATCGAGTTCCTGGGCATCAGCGCCCGGACCGCCGCCCAGGCGCTGGCGCGCGCGTTCGGCGGAACCTGCGTCGAGGAGGACCCCCATGCCTTCCATGTTCCGGACACCGCGATCGGACGCCTCGGCGTCGAACTCGACCTGCGCCACGCCCACCCGCGGCGGACGGCGGCCCAGCGCCTTCGCCTGACCCCGGCGCTGGCCGCCTGGATCGGCACGGCTTTGGCGGGCGTCGTGCCGCGTGAACTGATCACCGCGCCGCTCCCCTTCGACGAGCTGCACCGCGTGGACGAGGCCGTGCGGGCGCTGCGCGCCGCGGGCGCCCGCGGCGCCGGGACGACGTGGCTGGGATCGCTCGGGCTGCATTTCAACATCGATCCGCCCGACCTCGACGCCGGCACCATCACCGCCGTGCTGAAGGCGTTCCTCCTGCGAAACGCCCGGCTGCGCCGCGAGACGGCCGGGCGCGGCCTCGCCCCGGCCTTCCTGCCCGCGCCCTATCCGGACGACTATGTCAGCCGCGTCATCGCCCCGGACTACTGGCCGGACCTGCCGACCCTGGCCGAGGACTATCTTGCGGCCAACCCGACGCGCAACCGCGACCTCGACCTGCTGCCCCTGTTCCTGCACCTCTTCCCCGACCGGGTGAGGGCGGCGCTTCCCCACGAGAAGATCGGAAGCCGGGCCGTCTTTCATTACCGCCTGCCGCAGGCCCATGTCAGCGATCCGGCGTGGAGCATCGTCGGCGCCTGGAACGGCTGGGCCGGGGTGGAAGCGCTGGCCGGCGACCGCGACGACCTCTTGCGGCGTTGGCGGTCCCTGCGGGAACGGGCGGCCTGA
- a CDS encoding response regulator transcription factor: MRLLLVEDHQALSEMVAGHLARVGFVVDCVGSAEDAIAALGITRYDGVVLDLGLPGASGMAVLEHVRRRASHGVPVLILTARDALESRLAGLNAGADDYLVKPFDLRELEARLRAVLRRPGPRQTESFTLGNLSFDVSSRDVRVDARSLDLGRKEFALLEELMRSAPRIVIKDRLDDRLYAIHEAVTPNAIEAIVSRLRKKLLAAGARVQIATVRGVGYRMTAEAQALADE; the protein is encoded by the coding sequence GTGAGACTGCTGCTGGTGGAGGATCATCAGGCCCTGTCGGAGATGGTCGCCGGCCATCTGGCGAGGGTCGGCTTCGTGGTGGATTGCGTCGGTTCCGCCGAAGATGCGATCGCGGCGCTCGGGATCACGCGCTACGACGGCGTCGTGCTCGACCTCGGCCTGCCCGGGGCGAGCGGCATGGCCGTGCTGGAGCATGTCCGGCGGCGGGCTTCGCACGGCGTGCCGGTGCTCATCCTGACGGCCCGCGACGCCCTGGAAAGCCGTCTCGCGGGGTTGAACGCCGGAGCCGACGATTATCTGGTCAAGCCCTTCGACCTCAGGGAGCTTGAGGCCCGGCTGCGCGCCGTCCTCCGCCGGCCGGGGCCGCGCCAGACGGAGTCCTTCACGCTCGGCAACCTCAGCTTCGACGTCTCGTCGCGGGACGTCCGGGTGGATGCGCGGTCGCTCGACCTCGGGCGCAAGGAGTTCGCGCTGCTGGAGGAGCTGATGCGGTCGGCGCCGCGCATCGTCATCAAGGACCGGCTGGATGACAGGCTCTACGCCATCCATGAGGCCGTCACGCCGAACGCGATCGAGGCGATCGTCTCCCGCCTGCGCAAAAAGCTCCTGGCGGCCGGCGCCCGCGTCCAGATCGCGACGGTCCGCGGCGTCGGCTACAGGATGACGGCGGAAGCGCAGGCGCTTGCGGATGAATAG
- a CDS encoding tetratricopeptide repeat protein, which translates to MLHASDDPQTADLSASTITAPLINAALARVLASRSLRGSARGRRFLQFIVQETLAGRANRIKAYTIAMDVFDRDASFDPLLDPVVRIQAGRLRRSLEHYYLTEGAADPLRIAIPKGGYVPRFSPAPVTAAGTDLADNASGKASAPPPESLAPLRAALRLWRDIDRPLRWLAVAAMVTILAAAGVGLFAGWRGIAPAGSTVASESAAPPATAPRAVRGPALLVLPFTNGSGDPALDLVADGITEDLVAALVRFDDFLVFGADTSFRYPSAPALREAVPTTRVDYMLKGSVAQTGDFIQVTATLIAAKDHRYLWSDSFRRAITPTKLLDLRHDIAVQVTRTLAQTDGVIEREEARLNGQHAPQDLSSYACLLRTRHYWRQLSAALHAEVRDCLERTTRNDPGYPEAWAALAMVTIDEARLGFNPRPARRNPIEDGLQLAERAVALAPDSALSHQALGLAWWMRREPQLSIAAYERALALNPNDSAILADLGRCYSLTGDWERGIPLIREAFTRNPAQPSWYRLVIATYHYVNGRYDDALEEMRRANLGREIILGHVALAMIHGQTGNRGEAAKAVSEILRLDPNFPIKAISEFERRNIHPNTIVRIVDGLRKAGLAIPPSQLADGEKL; encoded by the coding sequence GTGCTTCACGCCTCCGATGACCCGCAGACCGCCGACTTATCCGCATCCACCATCACGGCACCGCTCATCAATGCGGCGCTGGCGCGCGTCCTGGCCAGCCGCAGCTTGCGTGGTTCCGCACGTGGCCGCCGTTTTCTGCAGTTCATCGTGCAGGAGACCCTGGCCGGGCGCGCCAATCGCATCAAGGCCTACACCATCGCCATGGATGTGTTCGACCGCGACGCCAGCTTCGACCCGCTGCTCGATCCGGTGGTCCGCATCCAGGCCGGCCGCCTTCGCCGCTCCCTGGAGCATTATTATCTGACCGAGGGCGCGGCCGACCCGCTTCGCATCGCCATTCCCAAGGGCGGCTACGTCCCCCGGTTCTCGCCGGCGCCCGTCACGGCCGCCGGGACGGACCTTGCGGACAACGCCTCCGGGAAGGCTTCGGCGCCACCCCCTGAAAGCTTGGCCCCGCTGCGCGCGGCATTGCGTCTTTGGCGCGACATCGACCGTCCGCTCCGCTGGCTGGCCGTCGCGGCCATGGTCACGATTCTGGCTGCGGCCGGGGTGGGGCTTTTCGCCGGCTGGCGCGGCATCGCTCCCGCCGGCTCGACGGTCGCGTCGGAGAGCGCCGCGCCGCCGGCCACGGCACCGCGAGCGGTGCGCGGTCCGGCCCTGTTGGTTCTGCCCTTCACCAACGGGTCCGGCGATCCGGCTCTCGACCTCGTCGCCGACGGCATCACCGAGGACCTCGTCGCGGCGCTCGTCCGCTTCGACGATTTTCTGGTCTTCGGCGCCGACACCAGCTTCCGCTACCCTTCGGCGCCGGCCCTGCGCGAGGCCGTGCCGACCACCCGCGTCGACTACATGCTGAAGGGCAGCGTCGCCCAAACCGGCGATTTCATCCAGGTCACGGCCACGCTGATCGCGGCCAAGGATCATCGCTACCTGTGGTCGGACAGTTTCCGTCGCGCCATCACGCCGACCAAGCTGCTGGATCTGCGCCACGACATCGCCGTTCAGGTCACGCGCACCCTGGCGCAGACGGACGGTGTGATCGAGCGCGAGGAGGCGCGGCTGAACGGCCAGCACGCGCCGCAGGACCTGTCGTCCTACGCCTGCCTTCTGCGCACCCGCCACTATTGGCGCCAGCTCAGCGCCGCCCTGCATGCCGAGGTGCGGGATTGCCTGGAACGGACGACCAGGAACGACCCCGGCTACCCCGAAGCCTGGGCGGCGCTCGCCATGGTCACCATCGACGAGGCCCGGCTCGGCTTCAACCCCCGTCCGGCGCGCCGCAATCCGATCGAGGACGGGCTCCAACTGGCCGAGCGCGCGGTGGCGCTGGCTCCGGACAGCGCGTTGTCCCATCAGGCGCTCGGGCTCGCCTGGTGGATGCGCCGTGAGCCGCAGCTCAGCATCGCCGCGTACGAACGGGCGCTCGCGCTCAACCCGAACGACAGCGCCATCCTCGCCGACCTGGGGCGCTGCTACAGCCTGACCGGTGACTGGGAGCGCGGAATTCCGCTGATCCGCGAAGCCTTCACGCGCAACCCTGCGCAGCCGAGCTGGTACCGCCTCGTGATCGCCACGTATCATTACGTGAACGGCCGCTACGACGACGCGCTGGAGGAGATGCGGCGGGCCAATCTCGGGCGGGAGATCATTCTCGGCCACGTCGCGCTGGCGATGATACACGGCCAGACCGGAAACCGGGGCGAGGCGGCGAAGGCCGTCTCCGAGATCCTGCGGCTCGACCCGAACTTCCCCATCAAGGCGATCTCGGAGTTCGAGCGCCGCAACATCCATCCGAACACCATCGTCCGGATCGTCGATGGCCTGCGCAAGGCCGGCCTTGCCATTCCGCCGTCGCAGCTGGCTGACGGCGAGAAGCTCTGA
- a CDS encoding hemolysin family protein gives MLSFEIAIIVALTLLNGVFAMSELAVVSSRKARLQSMADQGNGGARMALRLIDDPSRFLSTVQIGITLVGVVAGAYGGATLGDRLGQWLDSFPALAGRGELLGVGGVLVVITYLSIVLGELIPKRIALKSPERVASLIAPPMRLLSRIAAPFVWLLGASTDLLLRLLGLQGAREESVTEEEVRSMISEGTQAGVFAPAEKEMIDGVLRLADRTVRTIMIPRPDVAWLDLGKTQAEQLAAIRAGGHSRYPVCRGELDELVGVLHTRDLVEALVEGRPFDLETQAVRPLVVHDGTPILKLLELMKTSGHHLAVVVDEYGSIEGIVTLTDILETIAGDLPEAGEAMETAAVRREDGSWLVEGWMPVDEFEDTLALRGVRGNGDFHTVAGLVLHHLGHVPVAGEAFEWEGVRIEVVDMDGRRIDKLLVVPRPDPAAAAEE, from the coding sequence ATGCTGTCTTTTGAAATCGCCATCATCGTCGCGCTGACCCTGTTGAACGGGGTGTTCGCCATGTCGGAGCTGGCCGTCGTCTCGTCGCGCAAGGCCCGGCTGCAGAGCATGGCCGATCAGGGCAACGGCGGCGCCCGGATGGCGCTGCGGCTGATCGATGACCCGAGCCGCTTCCTCAGCACGGTGCAGATCGGCATCACGCTGGTCGGCGTCGTCGCCGGCGCGTACGGCGGCGCGACTCTGGGCGACCGGCTCGGCCAATGGCTCGACAGCTTTCCCGCCCTGGCCGGACGGGGCGAACTCCTCGGCGTCGGCGGCGTGCTGGTCGTCATCACCTACCTGTCGATCGTCCTGGGCGAGCTGATTCCCAAGCGGATCGCGCTGAAGAGCCCGGAGCGCGTGGCCTCGCTGATCGCCCCGCCGATGCGCCTGCTGTCGCGCATCGCCGCTCCCTTCGTCTGGCTGCTCGGGGCGTCGACCGACCTGCTGCTGCGCCTGCTTGGCCTGCAGGGGGCGCGGGAGGAATCGGTCACCGAGGAGGAGGTCCGCTCGATGATCTCCGAAGGCACGCAGGCCGGCGTGTTCGCTCCGGCCGAGAAGGAGATGATCGACGGCGTGTTGCGGCTGGCCGACCGGACGGTGCGCACCATCATGATCCCGCGTCCCGACGTCGCGTGGCTGGATCTGGGCAAGACGCAGGCCGAACAGTTGGCGGCGATCCGCGCCGGGGGGCATTCCCGCTACCCGGTGTGCCGCGGAGAACTCGACGAGCTGGTCGGCGTCCTCCACACCCGCGATCTGGTCGAGGCGCTCGTCGAGGGCCGGCCGTTCGACCTGGAGACCCAGGCTGTCCGGCCCCTGGTCGTTCATGACGGCACGCCGATCCTGAAGCTGCTGGAGCTGATGAAGACCTCGGGCCACCATCTGGCGGTGGTCGTCGACGAGTATGGCAGCATCGAGGGCATCGTCACGCTGACCGACATTCTGGAAACCATCGCCGGCGATCTTCCGGAGGCCGGCGAGGCCATGGAAACCGCTGCGGTGCGTCGGGAGGACGGGTCGTGGCTGGTGGAGGGCTGGATGCCGGTGGACGAGTTCGAGGACACCCTCGCGCTGCGCGGGGTGCGCGGCAACGGGGACTTCCACACCGTGGCCGGTCTGGTGCTCCATCACCTGGGCCACGTTCCGGTGGCCGGCGAAGCGTTCGAATGGGAGGGCGTCCGGATCGAGGTCGTGGACATGGACGGCCGCCGGATCGACAAGCTGCTGGTCGTTCCCCGGCCCGACCCTGCCGCCGCCGCCGAGGAGTAA